One Stigmatella aurantiaca genomic region harbors:
- the ruvX gene encoding Holliday junction resolvase RuvX produces MRTLGLDVGTKTIGVAVSDGLGLTAQALTTVRRTNLKADLAALVRLAREHEVSRIVAGLPLNMNGTEGPRAEASRKFAEAAGQALEVPVEYWDERLSTVAAERTLLEADLTREKRKQVIDQMAAQFILQGWLDAHRPVEDFHADDYDPEP; encoded by the coding sequence ATGCGCACCCTGGGCTTGGACGTAGGCACCAAAACCATCGGGGTCGCCGTCTCGGACGGGCTGGGGCTCACGGCCCAGGCCCTCACCACCGTGCGGCGCACCAACCTCAAGGCGGACCTCGCGGCGCTCGTGCGGCTGGCGCGCGAGCACGAGGTGTCCCGCATCGTGGCCGGGCTGCCCCTCAACATGAACGGCACGGAGGGCCCGCGCGCCGAGGCCTCCCGGAAGTTCGCGGAGGCGGCCGGCCAGGCCCTCGAAGTGCCCGTGGAGTACTGGGACGAGCGGCTGTCCACCGTGGCCGCCGAGCGCACGCTCCTGGAGGCGGACCTCACCCGCGAGAAGCGCAAGCAGGTCATCGACCAGATGGCCGCCCAGTTCATCCTCCAGGGCTGGCTCGACGCGCACCGGCCCGTGGAGGACTTCCACGCCGATGACTATGACCCGGAGCCTTGA
- a CDS encoding tetratricopeptide repeat protein has protein sequence MGRIIKHQEDTAMELSTQTAEKLKAFARGEMTWAEVEGMTFAEAKAIAQVGCELAAAGRYEEARILFEGLVEGNPKDGASRAALGTVYQKLGRQEEALTEYSAALECDPRNPVALTHRGELYLRQGNRQGFTDISHAVEADPQGKTVAGRRARALVKAITLVAVETMKGAPRA, from the coding sequence ATGGGACGCATCATCAAGCACCAAGAAGACACGGCGATGGAGCTCTCGACGCAGACCGCGGAGAAGCTGAAGGCCTTTGCCCGGGGCGAGATGACCTGGGCGGAGGTGGAAGGGATGACGTTCGCGGAGGCGAAGGCCATTGCCCAGGTGGGCTGTGAGCTGGCCGCCGCGGGGCGCTACGAGGAGGCGCGCATCCTCTTCGAGGGGCTCGTCGAGGGGAACCCGAAGGATGGCGCCAGCCGGGCCGCGCTCGGCACCGTGTACCAGAAGCTGGGGCGCCAGGAGGAGGCCCTCACCGAGTACAGCGCGGCCCTGGAGTGTGATCCCCGCAACCCGGTGGCGCTGACCCACCGGGGCGAGCTGTACCTGCGCCAGGGCAACCGGCAGGGCTTCACCGACATCTCCCACGCCGTGGAGGCGGACCCCCAGGGCAAGACGGTGGCCGGCCGCCGGGCTCGCGCGCTGGTGAAGGCCATCACGCTCGTGGCGGTGGAGACGATGAAGGGAGCGCCCCGGGCATAG
- a CDS encoding M48 family metalloprotease, which translates to MEPIFTPEQLAEIKAYYLPHYIRSAVNPFVSLGVLALLLWVLNRPFYQGAQALASRLGQRFAFLRTAPVSRVLLRALDRLWGEPGWGAALLFALFLDVFSKVLYAPSDVYFDYVLEHRHGMSAYTPLTYAWDTLKSWGLSAVAAVTLVLGLYGLARRLPRWWLVLGVPVAGLMLVSSALDPYRSQVYFEQTPLEAGPLRTRIGELMARADIAFADVLVEKTSVASKRVQAYFAGQGPTRTIVLNDVLLKEFTEEEVLAAVAHEAGHVNEPKWAGRIAAALCLIALLFLIDRLLRRSATRGWFGTTRFADIRTLPLLSVLFFFLMLTAKPVSAAFSREREREADRYALRLTGDPATFRRMLVKAARVNKMDPEPPRWVILKGMSHPPVSERIAAVFAP; encoded by the coding sequence ATGGAGCCCATCTTCACGCCCGAGCAGCTCGCTGAAATCAAGGCGTACTACCTGCCGCACTACATCCGCAGTGCCGTGAACCCCTTCGTCTCCCTGGGCGTGCTGGCGCTGCTGCTGTGGGTCTTGAACCGGCCCTTCTACCAGGGGGCCCAGGCCCTGGCGTCCCGGCTCGGCCAGCGGTTCGCCTTCCTGCGCACCGCCCCCGTCAGCCGCGTGCTCCTCCGGGCCCTGGACCGGCTCTGGGGTGAGCCCGGCTGGGGCGCGGCCCTGCTCTTCGCCCTCTTCCTGGACGTGTTCTCCAAGGTCCTCTACGCCCCGTCGGACGTCTACTTCGACTACGTCCTCGAGCACCGCCACGGCATGTCGGCGTACACCCCGCTCACCTACGCGTGGGACACCCTCAAGTCCTGGGGCCTCTCGGCCGTGGCCGCCGTCACGCTGGTGCTCGGGCTCTACGGCCTGGCGCGCCGGCTGCCGCGCTGGTGGCTGGTGCTGGGCGTGCCCGTGGCCGGGCTCATGCTGGTGTCCTCGGCGCTGGACCCCTACCGGAGCCAGGTCTACTTCGAGCAGACCCCGCTGGAGGCAGGCCCCTTGCGCACCCGCATCGGCGAGCTGATGGCCCGCGCGGACATCGCCTTCGCCGATGTGCTCGTGGAGAAGACCTCCGTCGCCTCCAAGCGGGTGCAGGCGTACTTCGCCGGCCAGGGCCCCACCCGCACCATCGTCCTCAATGACGTGCTGCTGAAGGAGTTCACCGAGGAGGAGGTTCTCGCCGCGGTGGCCCACGAGGCCGGCCACGTGAACGAGCCGAAGTGGGCGGGCCGCATCGCCGCGGCCCTCTGTCTGATTGCCCTGCTCTTCCTCATCGACCGGCTGCTCCGGCGCTCGGCAACGCGGGGCTGGTTCGGCACCACCCGGTTCGCGGACATCCGCACCCTGCCCCTGCTGTCGGTGCTCTTCTTCTTCCTCATGTTGACCGCGAAGCCCGTGTCGGCGGCGTTCTCCCGGGAACGGGAGCGGGAGGCGGACCGCTATGCCCTGCGCCTCACGGGCGACCCGGCCACCTTCCGGCGGATGCTGGTGAAGGCCGCCCGCGTGAACAAGATGGACCCCGAGCCCCCCCGGTGGGTCATCCTCAAGGGCATGAGCCACCCGCCCGTCAGCGAGCGCATCGCCGCCGTCTTCGCACCGTGA
- a CDS encoding tetratricopeptide repeat protein has product MAGTWRRWVWVGVAALMGVTGCRTAGSAARPDGAASPRHEVEFEPVTVTGDLELERLNDEELFAGGTSAFAAEDYKQAARYFGRLADFHPKSSHRREALYNAGLAHQRLKEWEEAYQRFSELADAATGQGDALAAAFRVAETQYQMERFEDAVALLQVLAGRKDLPPARRLEAQVQLGICELESGRREQAEASLRKALSDYEALDDKDLVDDYYPAQAHFFVGEIYRLHYEEVALEPLKGSDALAKDLNYKAELLLSAQGHYLRSIRVGNGYWATASGTQIGTMYETMYNQMVNSPAPPELTGDEVGIYRQELRKKIRVLLTKSINVYERTLEAAERIGSQNAFVDRTRESLRKVKELLLADADAETDAEAEPPPPPVSKPHS; this is encoded by the coding sequence ATGGCAGGCACGTGGCGACGGTGGGTGTGGGTGGGTGTAGCAGCGCTGATGGGGGTGACGGGCTGCCGCACGGCGGGCAGCGCGGCCCGGCCGGACGGCGCGGCCTCCCCCCGGCATGAGGTGGAGTTCGAGCCGGTGACGGTGACGGGCGACCTCGAGCTGGAGCGCCTCAACGACGAGGAGCTGTTCGCGGGGGGCACCTCCGCGTTCGCGGCCGAGGACTACAAGCAGGCGGCGCGCTACTTCGGGCGCCTGGCGGACTTCCACCCGAAGAGCAGCCACCGGCGCGAGGCGCTCTACAACGCGGGGCTCGCGCACCAGCGCCTCAAGGAGTGGGAGGAGGCCTACCAGCGCTTCTCCGAGCTGGCGGACGCGGCCACGGGCCAGGGCGATGCGCTCGCCGCCGCGTTCCGCGTGGCGGAGACGCAGTACCAGATGGAGCGCTTCGAGGACGCGGTGGCGCTGCTCCAGGTGCTCGCCGGGCGCAAGGACTTGCCGCCCGCCCGCCGCCTGGAGGCGCAGGTGCAGCTGGGCATCTGCGAGCTGGAGTCCGGGCGCCGGGAGCAGGCCGAGGCCTCGCTGCGCAAGGCGCTCAGTGACTACGAGGCGCTCGACGACAAGGACCTGGTGGACGACTACTACCCGGCCCAGGCCCACTTCTTCGTCGGGGAAATCTACCGGCTGCACTACGAGGAAGTGGCGTTGGAGCCGCTCAAGGGCAGCGACGCGCTCGCCAAGGACCTCAACTACAAGGCCGAGCTGCTGCTGTCCGCCCAGGGCCACTACCTGCGCTCCATCCGCGTGGGCAACGGCTACTGGGCCACGGCGTCCGGCACGCAGATCGGCACCATGTACGAGACCATGTACAACCAGATGGTGAACTCGCCCGCCCCGCCGGAGCTCACGGGCGACGAGGTGGGCATCTACCGCCAGGAGCTGCGCAAGAAGATCCGTGTGCTGCTCACCAAGTCCATCAACGTCTATGAGCGGACGCTGGAGGCCGCCGAGCGCATCGGCTCGCAGAACGCCTTCGTGGACCGGACGCGCGAGAGCCTGCGCAAGGTGAAGGAGCTGCTCCTGGCGGACGCGGACGCGGAGACGGACGCCGAGGCCGAGCCGCCCCCGCCTCCCGTGTCCAAGCCGCACTCCTGA
- a CDS encoding ArsA family ATPase — MSPSALGPALAQKRVLICVGSGGVGKTTVAATLALRAAVDGRSSLVCTIDPAKRLANALGLSMLGNTETQVPAIVLEGLGVKPRAHLYAMMLDMKQTWDELIARFAAPEQRERILSNRFYQSLSTALAGSQEYISLEKLWDLRRRSEYELIVLDTPPTAHALDFLDAPNRILDFLDNEAAKWLLTPALKAGKVGLSIFNLGSSYVTKALSKFTGVETLQELSSFMLALSSMNEGFRERARGVRELLKDQQTGYVLVTGPHVERLDEVLHFQRLLQQNQMEVLAVVVNRIHPMPPQKLWEDAARLAPARRAKVEQTLAELKSLAEQDAQGIAHIQSACPDTPIIQVPRFDLDVHDLTALWRAGQYLLGDERLA, encoded by the coding sequence ATGAGCCCCTCTGCGCTGGGCCCCGCGCTCGCCCAGAAGCGCGTCCTCATCTGCGTCGGCTCCGGAGGCGTGGGCAAGACGACGGTCGCCGCCACCCTGGCCCTGCGCGCCGCGGTGGACGGCCGCTCCAGCCTGGTGTGCACCATCGACCCGGCCAAGCGCCTGGCCAACGCCCTGGGCCTCAGCATGCTGGGCAACACGGAGACGCAGGTGCCCGCCATCGTCCTGGAGGGGCTGGGGGTGAAGCCCCGGGCCCACCTGTACGCGATGATGCTGGACATGAAGCAGACCTGGGATGAGCTCATCGCCCGGTTTGCCGCGCCCGAGCAGCGCGAGCGCATCCTCTCCAACCGCTTCTACCAGTCGCTGTCCACGGCGCTCGCGGGCAGCCAGGAGTACATCTCCCTGGAGAAGCTGTGGGATCTGCGCCGCCGCAGCGAGTACGAGCTCATCGTCCTGGACACCCCGCCCACCGCGCACGCCCTGGACTTCCTCGATGCGCCCAACCGCATCCTGGACTTCCTGGACAACGAGGCCGCCAAGTGGCTGCTCACCCCCGCGCTCAAGGCGGGCAAGGTCGGCCTGTCCATTTTCAACCTGGGCAGCAGCTACGTCACCAAGGCACTCTCCAAGTTCACCGGCGTGGAGACGCTCCAGGAGCTCTCCAGCTTCATGCTGGCGCTCTCCTCCATGAACGAGGGCTTCCGCGAGCGCGCCCGGGGCGTGCGCGAGCTGCTGAAGGACCAGCAGACCGGCTACGTGCTCGTCACCGGCCCCCACGTGGAGCGGCTGGATGAGGTGCTCCACTTCCAGCGCCTGCTCCAGCAGAACCAGATGGAGGTGCTGGCCGTGGTGGTGAACCGCATCCACCCCATGCCTCCCCAGAAGCTCTGGGAGGACGCCGCCCGGCTGGCCCCTGCCCGGCGGGCCAAGGTGGAGCAGACCCTCGCCGAGCTGAAGAGCCTGGCCGAGCAGGATGCCCAGGGCATCGCCCACATCCAGAGCGCCTGCCCGGACACGCCCATCATCCAGGTGCCCCGCTTCGACCTGGACGTGCATGATCTGACCGCCCTGTGGCGGGCAGGCCAGTATCTGCTGGGCGACGAACGGCTCGCCTGA